The Candidatus Methylomirabilota bacterium genome includes the window AAGGCAGTCCAGCTGCGGGAGAAGGATTTGGCCGCACGGGATCTACTCTCGGTGGCGAGCGGGCTGCGAGAGTCGACCCGGCGTCACGGGGCCCGGCTCTTCGTCAATGATCGGGCCGATGTCGCGCTCGCCGTGGGCGCCGACGGCGTCCAGCGCGCGGGCACCTCGCTCCCCGTGTCCGCGCTCCGCGCTATCTGCCCCCCCATCGGCCCCCCCGGCTTTCTCATCGGCGCGTCCGTCCACTCGGTGGCCGAGGCGCGGGCGGCAGAGCCCGAAGGCGCCGACTTTCTCCTCTTCGGGCCCGTGTACGACACGCCCTCCAAGCGTGAGTACGGGCCGCCGCAGGGGCTGTCAGCCCTCGAACGCGTTGCCTCCGGCGTGCGCCTGCCTGTCTTCGCCGTGGGCGGAGTGACACCCGCGCGCGTTGCCGAGGTGGTCCGGGCCGGCGCCTCGGGCGTCGCCGTCATCGCGGCCATCCTCGGGACCGCGCGCCCCGCCGATGCCGTCAAGGCGTTCCTCGACGCGCTGGGACGAGCCTGATGCCGCCATCCGTTATCGTCGTCGGCGGCGGGATCATCGGCTGCGCGACGGCCTACGATCTCGCCAAGGCCGGCTGTCGGGTGACGCTCTTCGAGCGCGCCACGCCGGGCGCCGAGGCCTCGAGCGCCGCTGCCGGCCTGCTCGCTCCCGTCGGCGAGACCAAACGCTCCGGCCCTTTCCAGAAGCTCGCGCTGGACAGCTGGGCGCGCTACCCCGACATCGCGCGCGAGCTGCGCGACGTCACGGGCGTGGACGTCGAGCACATGACGACGGGCACGCTCTACCCCATCTTCGGCCGCGAGGGGCTGGTGGAGGCGCACGAGCAGACGCGCTTCCCGCTCGCCAAGGAGATGGGGATGCGGGTCGTCGAGGGCACGGAGCTCCGCGACATGGAGCCGTGGCTCTCGCCGGAGATTCCCGCGGCGCTCTTTGTGCGCGGCGACCACTGGGTGAACAACCAGCGCCTCGTCACGGCGTATGCCACAGCGGCGGCCGGCCGGGGAGTCGAGATCCGCACCGGCGTCGAAGTGACCCAGCTCACCGCCGAGGGCAGCCGCGTGACCGGCGTGGTCGCGGCAGGGGAGCGTGTCGAGGCCGAGCGCGTCCTTCTGGCGGCCGGCGCCTGGTCGGGCCCTCTCGCCGCGTCTCTCGGCCTTCATCTGCCTATCGTGCCCGTGC containing:
- a CDS encoding thiamine phosphate synthase, which produces KAVQLREKDLAARDLLSVASGLRESTRRHGARLFVNDRADVALAVGADGVQRAGTSLPVSALRAICPPIGPPGFLIGASVHSVAEARAAEPEGADFLLFGPVYDTPSKREYGPPQGLSALERVASGVRLPVFAVGGVTPARVAEVVRAGASGVAVIAAILGTARPADAVKAFLDALGRA
- the thiO gene encoding glycine oxidase ThiO, with translation MPPSVIVVGGGIIGCATAYDLAKAGCRVTLFERATPGAEASSAAAGLLAPVGETKRSGPFQKLALDSWARYPDIARELRDVTGVDVEHMTTGTLYPIFGREGLVEAHEQTRFPLAKEMGMRVVEGTELRDMEPWLSPEIPAALFVRGDHWVNNQRLVTAYATAAAGRGVEIRTGVEVTQLTAEGSRVTGVVAAGERVEAERVLLAAGAWSGPLAASLGLHLPIVPVRGQMMAVSNVPPLLRHAVHGHQGYLTPRPSGELLIGATVEHVGFERAMTPEGLAHLVNGAIAVLPELRRRPVTRTWCGFRPGTPDDMPVLGPWPGVEGLFIASGHYRNGILLAPATAALMTQAILGGGISDLIKPFLPDRLLDGPDRLLDRSPHAHTR